A region from the Nostoc sp. HK-01 genome encodes:
- a CDS encoding macrophage migration inhibitory factor family protein → MPFVRIETNHDFSQEVIQNVITQVTQQVHLIKGDPEAMILVVVNTKVNVAFGGDYEKPAAVVQLINLRLPVEITTKLTESISDILLAKFNVPANRMYIFFEEFTKMHLVGWNRTTFQHILGADDLADVEAARQKTVAAKKTAI, encoded by the coding sequence ATGCCTTTTGTCAGAATTGAGACTAATCATGACTTCAGTCAAGAAGTTATTCAAAATGTAATAACTCAAGTTACGCAACAAGTTCATCTAATTAAAGGTGATCCCGAAGCCATGATTTTAGTAGTTGTCAACACCAAAGTGAACGTAGCTTTTGGTGGGGACTATGAAAAGCCTGCGGCCGTTGTGCAACTAATAAATTTGAGACTACCTGTAGAGATTACCACCAAACTAACAGAAAGTATCAGTGATATTTTGCTGGCAAAATTCAATGTTCCCGCTAACAGAATGTATATCTTCTTTGAAGAATTTACCAAAATGCATTTGGTTGGCTGGAATCGAACAACTTTCCAGCACATATTAGGTGCTGATGACTTAGCCGATGTTGAAGCGGCTAGACAAAAAACTGTGGCTGCAAAAAAAACAGCAATTTAG
- a CDS encoding aspartate 1-decarboxylase has translation MQRTVLLAKIHNCTLTGANINYVGSISIDEMLLEKAGILPYEQVQVVNVANGERFITYTITAPANSGIIELNGAAARLGIVGDRLIIMAYGQFSLEELKNYSPTVVIVDEKNRLLEVRHYDDLLSKV, from the coding sequence AAAAATACACAACTGCACCCTCACGGGGGCAAATATTAATTACGTAGGAAGTATCAGCATTGATGAAATGTTGTTAGAGAAAGCTGGCATTTTACCCTACGAGCAAGTGCAAGTAGTTAACGTTGCCAATGGTGAGCGCTTTATTACATATACAATCACGGCTCCAGCTAATTCGGGAATTATTGAATTAAATGGGGCTGCGGCACGTCTAGGCATTGTAGGCGATCGCTTGATTATAATGGCTTACGGGCAGTTCTCTTTGGAAGAGTTAAAAAATTACTCTCCTACGGTAGTCATTGTGGACGAAAAAAACCGACTATTAGAAGTGCGGCACTACGATGACCTGCTCAGTAAGGTCTAA
- a CDS encoding transcriptional regulator LysR family protein produces the protein MRLEQLQAFLAIADSGSFQQAARQCGVTQSTISRQIQALEADLGVELFHRNTHAKLTLGGERLLPRVRKICQEWQVATQELTDLMAGKQPELCIASIHSLCASYLPPVLQKFCRDYPEVQLRVTSLGSDRALKVLKDGLVDLAIVMNNRFLTTGREMVVEVLYDEPIEVLTAANHPLAQYERIPWSELVRYPQVVFKDGYGMQRLVQDKFERLEATLHAALEVNTLDAFRGVVRQGELIALLPTSALVEARHDLTLAVRPLANSPLDNAGLTRRVVMVTTQDRLHIPPIKHFWELVLENIPLQLEEQRSAS, from the coding sequence ATGCGACTAGAGCAGTTGCAAGCTTTTTTAGCGATCGCCGATAGTGGTAGCTTCCAACAAGCAGCCAGACAATGTGGTGTCACCCAATCAACTATCAGTCGCCAGATTCAAGCCTTAGAAGCAGATTTGGGTGTGGAACTGTTTCACCGCAACACTCATGCTAAATTAACCTTGGGCGGAGAACGTTTATTACCCCGTGTCCGCAAAATTTGTCAGGAATGGCAAGTTGCTACACAAGAGTTAACAGATTTAATGGCAGGAAAACAGCCAGAATTGTGCATTGCCTCAATTCACTCGTTATGTGCTTCTTACCTACCGCCAGTATTACAAAAATTCTGTCGTGATTATCCCGAAGTACAATTGCGGGTAACATCTTTGGGCAGCGATCGCGCCTTAAAAGTTCTCAAAGATGGTTTAGTAGATTTAGCGATCGTGATGAATAATCGCTTTTTAACCACCGGTAGAGAAATGGTGGTGGAAGTTTTATACGATGAACCAATAGAAGTCCTCACCGCAGCGAATCATCCTCTCGCTCAATATGAACGTATCCCTTGGTCAGAATTGGTGCGTTATCCCCAAGTAGTATTTAAAGATGGTTATGGAATGCAGCGATTAGTCCAAGATAAATTTGAGCGCTTAGAAGCTACACTTCATGCGGCTTTAGAAGTTAATACCCTTGATGCCTTCCGGGGAGTTGTACGTCAAGGCGAATTAATAGCCTTACTTCCTACTTCCGCCTTAGTCGAAGCCCGTCATGATCTAACCTTAGCAGTTCGCCCCTTAGCCAATAGTCCGTTAGATAATGCTGGCTTGACTCGTCGTGTAGTGATGGTAACAACTCAAGACCGCTTGCATATTCCCCCAATTAAGCACTTTTGGGAACTAGTCTTAGAAAATATTCCCCTGCAATTAGAAGAACAGCGATCGGCTTCCTGA
- a CDS encoding short-chain dehydrogenase/reductase SDR, whose protein sequence is MTGKLNTKVAVVTGASSGIGEATALALTAEGASVALVARRADRLAALQQRITENGGQAIAISADIADENQAYDVVQKANAVFGRVDILINNAGVMQLGLIDGADTEQWRSMININLLGLMYATHAALPIMKAQGTGHIVNISSTAGLEANANAAVYSATKFGVGAFTEALRKENHIHKIRVTLIEPGAVATELGDRITDPTAKQWAQSWLETKKPLASDDIASGIVYAVTQPPHVNVNEIVIRPLDQ, encoded by the coding sequence ATGACAGGTAAATTAAACACAAAAGTAGCTGTAGTCACCGGCGCTTCATCAGGTATAGGTGAGGCTACAGCCCTAGCATTAACCGCAGAAGGAGCTAGTGTGGCATTAGTAGCACGTCGCGCTGATCGCCTAGCCGCTTTACAACAACGCATTACGGAAAACGGAGGACAGGCGATCGCCATTTCTGCTGATATCGCTGACGAAAACCAAGCTTATGATGTTGTGCAGAAAGCTAATGCTGTATTTGGTCGCGTAGATATCCTCATCAACAACGCAGGTGTAATGCAACTCGGCTTAATTGACGGTGCAGATACAGAACAATGGCGCAGTATGATCAATATCAATCTTTTAGGCTTAATGTACGCTACCCATGCAGCTTTACCCATCATGAAAGCTCAGGGTACAGGACATATTGTGAATATTTCCTCTACAGCTGGTCTAGAAGCAAATGCTAACGCCGCCGTTTACTCTGCTACTAAATTTGGTGTAGGGGCATTTACGGAAGCATTGCGTAAAGAAAATCATATTCATAAAATCCGCGTAACACTGATTGAGCCGGGTGCTGTGGCTACAGAATTAGGCGATCGCATTACCGATCCTACCGCTAAACAATGGGCCCAATCATGGCTAGAAACCAAAAAACCACTCGCTAGTGATGACATCGCCTCTGGTATTGTTTATGCAGTTACACAACCACCCCATGTCAATGTTAACGAAATTGTGATTAGACCATTAGATCAGTAA